The proteins below are encoded in one region of bacterium:
- a CDS encoding mismatch-specific DNA-glycosylase, with amino-acid sequence MPPTGERYPFRTLPDYLRPGLRVVFVGINPGLYSVERGHYFARPASRFWPAFSRSLLSAPIRRALRKPALGPEQDVSLLRFGIGFTDVVKVPSRNAGDLSREIFREWAPRLLRRLAKHQPRVACFHGLTGFRPFVQFALHEDPAGIVLGAQPLTAGRTRLFVAPNPSPANAHFTVEDQVRWYDRLAEFLRGSKP; translated from the coding sequence GTGCCTCCAACCGGCGAGAGGTACCCGTTTCGCACGTTACCGGACTACCTGAGACCAGGCCTGCGCGTCGTTTTCGTCGGCATCAACCCTGGACTCTACTCGGTCGAGCGCGGGCACTATTTCGCGCGGCCGGCCAGCCGATTTTGGCCGGCGTTCTCGCGGTCTCTATTGTCCGCGCCAATTCGCAGGGCGCTGCGCAAGCCCGCGCTTGGACCCGAGCAGGATGTGTCGTTGCTGCGATTCGGCATCGGCTTCACGGACGTGGTCAAGGTACCGAGCCGCAACGCGGGAGACCTCTCGCGTGAGATCTTCCGGGAGTGGGCGCCGCGACTGCTGCGGCGTCTGGCAAAGCATCAGCCCCGGGTCGCCTGCTTTCACGGATTGACCGGGTTTCGGCCGTTTGTGCAGTTTGCGCTGCACGAAGATCCTGCCGGGATTGTGTTGGGAGCGCAGCCCCTCACCGCGGGACGAACCCGGTTGTTCGTCGCTCCGAATCCCAGTCCGGCGAACGCGCACTTCACCGTCGAGGACCAAGTCCGATGGTACGATCGGCTGGCGGAATTCCTGCGCGGCAGCAAGCCGTGA